The following coding sequences lie in one Pseudomonas svalbardensis genomic window:
- a CDS encoding Mu transposase C-terminal domain-containing protein, which produces MLQPIVEGNLVSFEEKVYRVIACGANGAITLKSLESEHSFDVLFTQVNLVEVDQEKHELYNDRRLIWLEQTEVNPKELAIASDRAKNINDYFQGKVSRAELIEKLGSSETTIRRLLKRYDPQLGAVSLVRSIRGRKKNSRLLSDIQEKIMEKAISKRLNDKTKKLEAFASLWEYVDSLCHTMGVKTPSLNALKRRLESFGQKAVYSLLHGREPMLQKFVLKPGMIHVDTILTMVQIDHTRVDVIICDEHGRPLMRPWLTVVIELKSRVILGYYLALHPPSSLSVAMAMLSACFPKQAFPIALGGGQNTRHRYWGVPGAIGMDNAAEFTSPELEATLQYYKIVPMLRPVGKKHYGGHVERIIGTLMGKVHLLPGTTYSNVLKKADYDSAKHSAMTFSAFCEWFANEVAIYHGRAHEGLNRLAPFEVWDAEMAKKGPDYVPPMPGNFQTFALDFFPSVLRTVQPKGVEFSRSFYSSAILSRFVGSRLSFKYNPLNLSKIWLRQDGRYHEIPYSDLTKTPVSYSEYWAFSRPRDRRPGTLVDEELHQVRLENHELVENSKATTKRLRQNVAKKVTAAETMSFLSYGGEGHLLQGNTKEPSSDQTRKKLKWED; this is translated from the coding sequence ATGTTGCAACCCATCGTCGAAGGAAACTTAGTTAGCTTTGAGGAAAAGGTATATCGTGTAATAGCTTGCGGAGCTAACGGTGCCATTACCCTAAAAAGCCTTGAAAGTGAGCACTCCTTTGATGTGCTCTTTACTCAGGTAAATCTGGTTGAGGTCGATCAAGAAAAACATGAGCTATACAATGATCGCCGTTTGATTTGGTTGGAACAAACAGAAGTTAATCCGAAAGAGTTGGCTATTGCTTCGGATCGAGCAAAAAACATCAACGACTACTTCCAGGGGAAAGTTTCGCGGGCAGAGCTTATCGAAAAACTCGGCTCATCAGAAACAACGATTCGACGTCTATTGAAAAGATATGACCCACAGCTTGGTGCTGTTTCTCTTGTTAGAAGTATCAGGGGGCGTAAAAAAAATTCGCGATTGCTTTCTGATATTCAAGAGAAAATCATGGAGAAAGCAATTTCGAAACGCCTTAATGATAAGACTAAAAAATTAGAGGCATTTGCTTCTCTTTGGGAATATGTCGACTCTCTATGTCACACCATGGGTGTTAAAACCCCGAGTCTTAATGCTCTGAAGCGAAGGCTTGAATCGTTCGGGCAGAAAGCCGTTTACTCCCTTCTGCACGGCAGAGAGCCGATGCTTCAAAAGTTTGTTCTGAAACCAGGGATGATTCATGTAGATACCATACTTACTATGGTGCAAATCGACCACACACGGGTGGACGTAATTATCTGCGACGAGCATGGTCGACCACTCATGCGGCCTTGGCTGACGGTAGTTATCGAACTTAAGAGTCGCGTTATTCTTGGTTACTATCTTGCACTCCATCCGCCTAGCTCACTCAGCGTTGCCATGGCGATGCTTTCTGCCTGTTTTCCTAAGCAAGCCTTTCCAATCGCTCTCGGTGGTGGTCAGAATACTCGCCACAGGTACTGGGGAGTGCCTGGTGCAATTGGTATGGATAACGCCGCGGAATTTACTAGCCCAGAACTTGAAGCCACCCTGCAATATTACAAAATCGTCCCTATGCTGCGGCCTGTTGGGAAAAAGCATTACGGAGGGCACGTTGAGCGAATTATCGGTACGCTGATGGGGAAGGTGCATCTTCTGCCAGGTACTACCTACTCGAATGTGCTGAAGAAAGCAGACTACGACTCTGCCAAGCATTCAGCTATGACCTTTTCAGCATTTTGTGAGTGGTTCGCAAATGAAGTGGCGATCTATCATGGGCGTGCTCATGAAGGGTTGAACAGACTTGCGCCGTTCGAGGTTTGGGATGCAGAGATGGCCAAGAAGGGGCCGGATTATGTACCTCCTATGCCGGGGAACTTTCAAACATTTGCTCTTGACTTCTTTCCAAGTGTGCTACGAACGGTGCAACCAAAGGGTGTCGAGTTTAGTAGGTCATTTTACTCTTCGGCAATACTCAGTAGGTTCGTTGGTTCACGACTTTCGTTTAAGTACAATCCATTGAACCTTTCAAAAATATGGTTGCGCCAAGATGGCCGGTATCATGAAATTCCTTATTCTGATCTGACGAAAACACCTGTCTCATACAGCGAGTACTGGGCGTTTTCGAGACCTCGCGACCGTCGCCCGGGAACACTGGTGGACGAGGAGTTGCACCAAGTTCGCTTGGAGAATCATGAGTTAGTGGAAAATTCAAAGGCTACGACCAAGCGGCTCCGGCAAAACGTCGCCAAGAAAGTTACGGCCGCTGAAACTATGTCTTTTCTTTCCTACGGCGGGGAAGGGCATTTGCTTCAGGGGAATACCAAAGAGCCGAGCTCTGATCAAACTCGAAAAAAACTTAAGTGGGAAGACTGA
- a CDS encoding AbrB/MazE/SpoVT family DNA-binding domain-containing protein — translation MNPKPKAKNTSWKVKCQDAADGTGDLIIPLTDDLLSAIKLASGDKLDLEVKPNGTIILTPVRA, via the coding sequence ATGAACCCGAAGCCCAAGGCTAAAAATACGAGCTGGAAAGTCAAATGCCAGGATGCAGCTGATGGCACTGGCGATTTAATCATACCGCTGACTGACGATCTCCTGTCGGCCATCAAGTTGGCCAGCGGCGACAAACTCGACCTGGAAGTTAAACCTAACGGCACGATAATCCTGACGCCAGTTCGTGCGTAG
- a CDS encoding carbohydrate porin, which translates to MQKASSWLLAGVLGTSAAATSQAATLEERMAAFEARTSAAEKRAAAAEQQTQALARELQQIKLATPAAQPVASTATAIATPGLDSRLAKLEARQQSMEKEGSNGHLTDGFSFNGYARSGLLINDGLGGGRGGPYTTPAGSVGGAVGRLGNEDDTYMRIDLSKETYAQNGTRSKFTVSIADGVESSNDWTADESKLNVRQVFTALDHLAAFKGNSVFENATLWAGKRFDRDNFDIHWLDSDVVYLAGTGGGIYDVQMNKNWRSNYSLIGRNYGDFSDGGINADVESYILTSNQFFDNGQWQWMFNTIGSKKNDFGTRTNEAGLTPADSGLHSMLANHQKDFFGREGSFKTALLYGQGLGAEVKNIGSDGELIDDARALRLALYGETPIAPGWRIGPSLLAEQSKDRYVKGDDYRWMTLNVRLANEINSNFEMAYEMSWQSMNLDPKGYLQRNAVDGNFWKFTVAPTFKPDVGDLLTRPELRVFASFMNWSSDLDRYSTSDSFGKTDFNAGGVWQYGIQMETWF; encoded by the coding sequence ATGCAGAAAGCATCAAGTTGGCTACTCGCAGGCGTGCTCGGCACGTCGGCGGCGGCGACCTCTCAGGCCGCGACTCTGGAAGAACGCATGGCCGCGTTTGAAGCCCGTACCAGCGCAGCGGAAAAGCGCGCAGCCGCAGCTGAACAACAAACCCAGGCACTCGCCAGGGAATTGCAGCAGATCAAACTCGCCACTCCCGCCGCGCAGCCTGTTGCGTCCACTGCGACAGCCATTGCGACGCCTGGTTTGGACTCTCGGCTGGCTAAACTGGAAGCCCGTCAGCAAAGCATGGAGAAAGAGGGCAGTAACGGACACCTTACTGACGGGTTCAGCTTCAACGGCTACGCCCGCTCCGGATTGCTGATCAACGATGGGCTGGGTGGTGGTCGTGGCGGCCCTTATACAACTCCTGCCGGTTCAGTCGGTGGTGCAGTCGGGCGACTCGGTAACGAAGACGACACCTACATGCGTATAGACCTATCGAAAGAAACCTATGCGCAAAACGGCACCCGTTCCAAATTCACGGTCTCCATCGCCGACGGTGTGGAAAGTTCCAATGACTGGACGGCCGACGAAAGCAAACTGAACGTGCGCCAGGTATTCACAGCGCTTGACCATCTCGCTGCGTTCAAGGGCAATTCAGTGTTCGAGAACGCCACCCTGTGGGCAGGCAAGCGATTCGATAGAGATAATTTCGATATCCACTGGCTGGATTCGGACGTCGTCTATCTGGCTGGCACCGGGGGTGGTATCTACGATGTGCAGATGAACAAGAATTGGCGCTCGAATTACTCCTTGATCGGGCGAAACTACGGGGATTTCAGTGACGGCGGCATCAACGCCGATGTGGAAAGCTACATTCTGACCTCCAACCAGTTCTTCGATAATGGCCAGTGGCAGTGGATGTTCAATACCATTGGCTCAAAGAAAAACGATTTCGGTACCCGCACCAATGAAGCCGGTTTGACGCCTGCGGATTCCGGCTTGCACAGCATGCTGGCCAATCACCAGAAAGACTTTTTCGGCAGGGAAGGCTCCTTCAAAACCGCGCTGCTCTACGGGCAAGGTCTGGGGGCAGAGGTCAAGAATATCGGCTCGGATGGCGAATTGATCGACGATGCCCGCGCGCTGCGTCTGGCGCTTTACGGCGAGACACCCATTGCACCCGGCTGGCGCATCGGCCCCAGTTTGCTGGCCGAACAGAGCAAGGATAGATACGTCAAGGGTGACGATTACCGCTGGATGACCCTGAACGTGCGGTTGGCTAATGAAATCAACAGCAATTTCGAGATGGCTTACGAGATGAGCTGGCAATCCATGAACCTCGACCCGAAGGGCTATCTACAACGTAATGCGGTCGACGGTAACTTCTGGAAATTCACGGTCGCCCCGACATTCAAACCTGACGTTGGAGACCTGCTCACTCGTCCTGAACTGCGTGTGTTCGCAAGCTTCATGAATTGGTCTTCGGATCTGGACAGATACAGTACCTCAGACTCCTTCGGCAAGACGGACTTCAACGCCGGAGGTGTATGGCAATACGGTATACAAATGGAAACCTGGTTTTAA
- a CDS encoding XRE family transcriptional regulator — protein MESEPRSTNVYADLGFENPVSMLRKAQIMSQLHALMGKSENDLAQAAKVIQLNNDQLKHLLVGKFEDIEEDVLIQYLAKIIASRPRQA, from the coding sequence ATGGAATCAGAACCCCGCTCCACCAATGTGTACGCGGATCTAGGCTTTGAAAACCCAGTATCAATGCTACGCAAGGCGCAAATTATGTCGCAACTACACGCCTTGATGGGTAAATCGGAAAACGACCTAGCCCAAGCTGCCAAGGTAATTCAGCTGAACAATGACCAGCTGAAACACTTGCTGGTCGGAAAGTTTGAAGATATCGAAGAGGACGTTTTGATCCAGTACCTGGCCAAGATCATCGCTTCTCGACCAAGACAGGCGTGA
- a CDS encoding TniB family NTP-binding protein: MDGEHLHESRRYALTLSDEERCKIIRQDIKVDTEHLLTVSNIVHNMLSIVRGSMEAPCLVVSAGSNHGKTTICNAVRGMDESWRHKIRYVTFVKDTGKTKPMVKLLTALGMEPGKAGIPISMVAEYCIANDIRGVFMDEFHDSIKGLSKGEQDTFLSLLRGLCGAPAYLSFFVFGIDEALNALAIDAQYVRRFELYELTPWSRNDAEYLNFLDTWEEIVPLSKRSHLSSKAMSDYIYNNTLGVIGSICTLLRAAACLAVIWGDEKITLESLQAATRSKWNTRVRPKGTVE; the protein is encoded by the coding sequence ATGGATGGGGAACATTTGCATGAGAGCCGGCGTTACGCTTTGACTCTGTCAGATGAGGAACGCTGTAAGATTATTCGGCAGGATATTAAGGTCGACACCGAACACTTGCTCACCGTGTCTAACATTGTCCACAACATGCTTAGCATCGTACGCGGCAGTATGGAGGCTCCGTGTCTAGTCGTATCTGCCGGATCTAACCATGGAAAGACCACAATTTGCAATGCGGTCAGGGGGATGGATGAATCATGGCGTCATAAAATCAGGTATGTGACCTTTGTCAAGGATACTGGGAAGACAAAGCCTATGGTGAAGCTCTTGACGGCTTTGGGCATGGAACCTGGGAAAGCTGGGATACCCATTAGCATGGTAGCCGAATACTGTATCGCTAACGATATTCGCGGTGTGTTTATGGATGAGTTTCATGACTCTATCAAGGGGCTTTCTAAGGGCGAGCAGGATACGTTTCTCTCCTTGCTGAGGGGTTTATGCGGGGCGCCTGCTTACCTAAGTTTTTTTGTTTTTGGTATCGATGAGGCCCTCAATGCTCTCGCAATTGACGCCCAGTACGTCCGCCGATTTGAGCTCTATGAGCTTACTCCTTGGTCGAGAAACGATGCAGAGTATCTTAACTTTTTGGATACTTGGGAGGAGATCGTTCCGCTTTCAAAGAGGTCACATCTTTCTTCTAAGGCAATGTCTGACTATATTTATAATAATACTTTGGGGGTTATTGGAAGTATTTGCACGTTACTCCGAGCGGCTGCTTGCCTAGCAGTGATATGGGGCGATGAGAAAATTACACTTGAAAGCTTGCAGGCTGCTACTCGTTCGAAGTGGAATACCCGCGTACGACCAAAGGGTACTGTCGAGTGA